From the Cyanobacteria bacterium FACHB-DQ100 genome, the window TGCATCGTAAGACCTTGTGCTACTCGAAGTCAGTGGAGATGCTCAGTCATTCGATTCGCTTGTTACTGCACTACCTCAAATTTCGAGATGTGCCCATTCCAGTCTAATTCATCCTCTCATTCAGCAATGCCTGACATCCTCTCATACCAAATTGATTTTTGAGTGCTACAGATCTTGGAAGCCCCCTAAATCCCCCACGAGTGGGGGACTTCAAGCCAAATCTGTTTCGGATTCTCAAAGTCCCCCAGTATGGGGGATTTAGGGGGCGAAGGATCTGTCGTATCAACAAATTGATTCGGTATCACACCTATGCTAAATCGGCTCTATAGAAGCGCTGGCTTGATAAGAGCGTGGTGATCGCTTCTTGGCTTAAGGCTTTTGAGAGTAATCGTCCTTGACCAAATTTGTAGCCCAGCTCTCGGAGTCTTTCGAGTTGCTGCTGGGTTTCGATGCCTTCCGCGATCGTGTTCAGTTCCAACTGATTGCTCAAAGCCGCAATTGTTTCAACAATTTGACGATCGCGTTTGCCGGACTGAATCTGATGCACAAAGCAGCGATCGACCTTGAGATTATCAATTGGTAAACGATGGAGGTAGCTTAACGATGAGTATCCTGTGCCAAAATCATCAATACTAATTTGAATCCCTCGTTCTTTAATCTGGTCGAGCAACCGAATCGTAGACTCAGTATCCTCAATCAACATACTTTCAGTAATCTCTAAAGTCAGAGAATCGCCTTGCAGGCGGGTTTGATCAAGAACACGATCGATCTCTTTGAGCAGATCCGATCGGCGTAAATCCAGAGCCG encodes:
- a CDS encoding IS1 family transposase, with translation HRKTLCYSKSVEMLSHSIRLLLHYLKFRDVPIPV